A stretch of Dasania marina DSM 21967 DNA encodes these proteins:
- a CDS encoding mechanosensitive ion channel domain-containing protein: protein MEIQKYIDDYMPVVMEYGVKLALAVVIFIVGKIIAKYIASAVKGSMVKSGVDSTISIFAANLINGLLLAFVVIAALGQIGIQTASFVAIVGAAGLAVGLALQGSLANFASGVLIILFRPIKLGDFIDAGGVMGSVKNISIFSTILKTGDNKIITVPNSRIMGGPITNFSTEATRRIDLIVGISYDADIRRAKEVLNEIVDADERVLAEPAVTIAVSELGESSVNFVVRPWVNSADYWPTKFDITEKIKLRFDEEGIGIPYPQMDVHLHKEVS, encoded by the coding sequence ATGGAAATACAAAAATATATAGACGATTATATGCCTGTGGTTATGGAGTATGGCGTAAAGCTAGCGTTGGCTGTTGTTATATTTATAGTCGGTAAAATCATCGCTAAATACATTGCAAGCGCCGTGAAAGGCTCAATGGTAAAAAGTGGTGTGGATAGCACCATTAGTATTTTTGCTGCTAATTTAATCAATGGCCTGCTGCTAGCTTTTGTGGTGATTGCTGCGCTAGGGCAAATAGGCATACAAACGGCATCATTTGTCGCCATTGTTGGTGCGGCAGGTTTAGCTGTGGGTTTGGCCTTGCAGGGCTCGCTGGCAAATTTTGCCTCAGGTGTACTTATTATATTGTTTCGCCCCATTAAACTGGGCGATTTCATCGATGCCGGTGGCGTTATGGGGTCGGTAAAAAACATCAGTATTTTTAGCACTATTTTAAAAACGGGTGATAATAAAATCATTACAGTGCCAAATTCGCGTATTATGGGCGGGCCTATTACCAATTTCTCCACAGAGGCTACTAGGCGTATCGATTTAATTGTAGGTATATCCTATGATGCCGATATCCGTAGAGCTAAAGAAGTACTTAATGAAATTGTGGACGCGGATGAGCGGGTGTTAGCTGAGCCTGCGGTGACCATTGCAGTATCTGAGTTAGGTGAATCTTCGGTTAACTTTGTAGTACGCCCCTGGGTTAACTCAGCTGATTACTGGCCAACGAAGTTTGATATCACTGAAAAAATTAAGTTGCGATTTGATGAAGAGGGTATAGGTATACCTTATCCACAAATGGATGTGCACTTACACAAAGAAGTAAGCTAA
- a CDS encoding aromatic ring-hydroxylating oxygenase subunit alpha, translating to MDFNAELQRCLLPLGEAYSLPAHTYTDESFFYWEKRSSFEEQWFCLGLAKEIPNCGDYVLKDIYDHKLILLRDEQQQLRAYSRICRHRAMDMAACPTLAKKNSKSDISADKGNIEKITCPFHRWSYEINNGQLNHTPHAQLSTQHKKSSLPEYRLHEWQGFVFININGQAGAFSTQLQALEKQLSQADISRYAIHQSSAKTSNQGNWKLAMEIAMESYHHIGAHFNSFQKISRASSTYVDHGNQRYAALINPYCKNIDRSHGPIKLDLFPPSSIEQHYQGFVYYALFPNLLIGTMGGFFDINIIYPTDKDSHRVEAFLLVPEGEDDNPDIDTIFQQFNIIEQEDQALMQAWIKGLTSAQAPQGPLTKLEKANWLFYQYLLSSLVVNKNTNSRMQEA from the coding sequence ATGGACTTCAATGCGGAGTTACAACGTTGCCTATTACCCCTAGGTGAGGCCTATTCCCTACCCGCTCACACCTATACAGACGAATCATTTTTTTACTGGGAAAAACGCTCCAGCTTTGAAGAGCAATGGTTTTGCCTAGGACTGGCTAAAGAGATACCTAATTGCGGCGATTATGTTTTAAAAGATATTTATGATCATAAACTTATTCTACTGCGTGATGAACAACAGCAGCTGAGAGCCTATAGCCGTATTTGCCGCCACCGCGCCATGGACATGGCTGCCTGCCCCACGCTGGCTAAAAAAAACAGCAAGTCCGATATCTCCGCAGACAAGGGTAATATCGAGAAGATAACCTGCCCCTTCCATCGCTGGTCTTACGAGATTAACAACGGTCAACTAAACCATACCCCTCATGCTCAGCTTAGCACTCAACACAAAAAATCCAGCTTGCCAGAGTATAGGCTACATGAGTGGCAGGGCTTTGTTTTTATTAATATCAATGGTCAAGCCGGTGCATTCTCCACGCAACTACAAGCTCTGGAGAAACAATTATCACAAGCCGATATTAGCCGCTACGCCATACACCAGAGCAGCGCAAAAACCAGCAACCAAGGTAATTGGAAATTGGCCATGGAAATTGCCATGGAATCCTATCATCACATAGGCGCACATTTTAATAGCTTTCAAAAAATATCTCGCGCCAGTAGCACCTATGTAGATCATGGTAACCAGCGTTATGCGGCACTAATCAACCCCTACTGCAAAAACATTGACCGCAGTCATGGGCCGATTAAGCTAGATTTATTTCCCCCCTCTAGCATAGAGCAGCACTATCAAGGCTTTGTTTACTACGCACTATTCCCCAACCTGCTTATAGGCACTATGGGTGGTTTTTTCGACATTAATATTATTTACCCTACGGACAAAGATAGCCATAGGGTTGAAGCCTTCCTACTAGTCCCTGAAGGCGAAGACGACAACCCAGACATAGACACGATTTTTCAACAATTTAACATTATCGAACAAGAAGACCAGGCACTAATGCAGGCGTGGATAAAAGGCCTAACATCCGCGCAAGCACCACAGGGCCCGCTAACAAAACTGGAAAAAGCCAACTGGTTATTTTACCAATATCTACTCTCCAGCTTAGTGGTCAATAAAAACACTAATAGCCGCATGCAGGAGGCCTAA
- a CDS encoding MATE family efflux transporter, with protein sequence MRFALYKKELFKLLQLAIPMAVAEAAAIGMAFTDALFSAHASLDDLAGVSLGAAFWSPLIVFNFGALIIIATYAARHIGGQQTKQLDKILQNGLYLAACWGLLLSLVIFSAHYLVPYFSLTPKAQQVASAYITWLAPAMFFWALFTSLTLFSEGIAKPNLAMIIAVIGLGFNALANYFLVFGFWIIPAQGGVGCAYATLLTSIVMLSCFLLLIKHPSFSPYKLLRCRQRFNYHEIKSLMLKGLPVGIGAMSENLIFVSVALILATNSTEAVAANQMARTLYEVIFVLIFSLSQAITIRTATAIGANNRQQIQLSITTGIYSTLTIALVLALSLYAGSEFIISIFTQDSATTAIAHSIMIASAFLLLPDSFQYVMLAIMRAYHDIKVPYLLFTGCGWLIGLPLGLSFCYGYYLTPSPMGPVGLWYGILIGLAVASFTLWLRFKLHTQNMAGPSEHIQEKTSELMV encoded by the coding sequence ATGCGCTTTGCCCTCTACAAAAAAGAACTCTTTAAACTACTGCAACTAGCCATACCCATGGCTGTAGCTGAAGCCGCCGCTATAGGCATGGCCTTTACCGATGCGCTATTTTCCGCCCACGCTAGCCTAGATGACTTAGCAGGGGTCTCTTTAGGTGCTGCTTTTTGGAGCCCCTTAATCGTCTTTAATTTTGGCGCCTTAATTATTATTGCCACCTACGCAGCTAGGCATATAGGTGGCCAGCAAACCAAACAACTAGACAAAATTTTACAAAACGGCTTATATCTAGCCGCTTGTTGGGGTTTATTACTGAGTCTAGTTATTTTTTCTGCACATTACCTAGTGCCCTATTTTTCATTAACCCCAAAAGCACAACAGGTAGCCAGTGCTTATATAACATGGCTGGCACCCGCCATGTTTTTTTGGGCCTTATTCACCAGCTTAACCTTATTTTCTGAAGGTATTGCTAAGCCCAACTTAGCAATGATTATTGCTGTTATAGGGTTAGGATTTAACGCCTTAGCCAATTATTTCCTGGTCTTTGGATTTTGGATCATCCCCGCGCAAGGCGGTGTGGGTTGTGCCTATGCCACCTTACTAACATCTATAGTCATGCTGAGCTGTTTTTTACTATTAATTAAACACCCCAGCTTTAGCCCTTACAAGTTATTGCGATGTCGCCAGCGTTTTAACTACCACGAAATAAAATCGCTAATGCTAAAAGGCCTGCCCGTAGGCATAGGCGCCATGTCGGAAAATCTTATCTTTGTGTCAGTAGCATTAATATTGGCCACAAATAGCACAGAAGCGGTGGCCGCCAATCAAATGGCAAGAACCTTATATGAAGTAATTTTTGTTTTAATATTTTCACTATCACAGGCCATTACCATACGCACCGCTACCGCTATAGGCGCAAACAACCGGCAACAAATTCAACTATCGATAACCACAGGTATCTACAGCACTTTAACCATAGCGCTAGTTCTAGCGCTCAGTTTATACGCAGGCTCAGAATTTATTATAAGTATTTTTACCCAAGACAGCGCCACCACCGCTATTGCTCACAGCATTATGATAGCCAGTGCGTTCTTACTACTACCGGATAGTTTTCAGTATGTGATGCTGGCCATTATGCGTGCCTACCATGACATAAAAGTCCCCTATCTTTTATTTACTGGCTGCGGCTGGCTGATAGGTTTACCACTGGGTTTAAGCTTTTGTTACGGATATTATTTAACCCCTAGCCCCATGGGGCCTGTGGGCTTATGGTATGGCATATTAATAGGGCTTGCTGTAGCCAGCTTCACGCTGTGGCTACGCTTTAAACTACATACACAAAACATGGCTGGACCAAGCGAGCACATACAGGAAAAAACATCTGAGCTTATGGTGTGA
- a CDS encoding DsrE family protein, which translates to MKRVVLYLLLVLMANTAFAEPFKVVYHINEREKMGMLLASVDELLQTDPDADIKVVVHGSAILKLINSSSYNRQIKNLMSRGVAVGGCNNSILKNSLPKDSLIKGVGLLEDGGVRELLLLQQQQGYLYIKI; encoded by the coding sequence ATGAAACGAGTGGTTTTATATCTGTTGCTAGTTTTAATGGCTAACACTGCTTTCGCTGAACCGTTTAAAGTGGTTTATCATATTAATGAAAGGGAAAAGATGGGTATGTTGCTAGCAAGTGTCGATGAACTACTGCAAACAGACCCTGATGCCGATATTAAAGTGGTGGTGCATGGCTCCGCTATTTTAAAGTTGATTAATAGCAGCTCTTATAATAGACAGATTAAAAATTTAATGAGTAGAGGTGTAGCTGTCGGTGGTTGTAATAATTCAATATTAAAAAATAGTCTGCCAAAGGATAGTCTTATTAAGGGGGTGGGGCTGTTGGAAGACGGAGGGGTAAGAGAATTGTTGCTACTGCAGCAGCAGCAGGGTTATTTATATATAAAAATTTAA